From Chloroflexota bacterium, the proteins below share one genomic window:
- a CDS encoding radical SAM protein, whose translation MKIYLVFPPPWTPAMPYLALPVLTSFLRSHGVDVVQRDLNLETYDTVLSRAYLEQSIERLRADFPPSRKHDLPEKIQWAFDKGPQLAAQIQAAKAVFRSPAFYDGEKSLDAFTVIAPSFDLASLPFHPARLDLLNYQPAQSVDNSRTLLQAVRDPRHNMFLDIYQRGIIADIVRERPDIVGISIPTMGQMLSAMTLAHLVKQTGLKCHVTVGGPHISMLREQIPHVPALFELIDSAIIYDGETPLLRLAEALDGRGDLADVPNLIYHANGAIHANPAQMHPDASIATLPDFDGLPLERYLAPDLVLPLITAHGCYHGLCAFCNVGYGAGKGFAPVVVEQLVEQMLTLHNKYGARHIFFADEAIPPRTMRLLSARLAELGTPIDWCSCARFEKVITPELLHSLARGGCVMLLFGLETASERMIQLMVKGTQRETMSRLLQEGTQAGIWNHTFFFFGFPTETMDDAQDTVNFIYANQDAIHSASPGTFVLERYSPVHLNPNQYGVKRIIENPARDLAIYFDYELESGLDEDTAQTVVERLLDVLPGKRFGQYYTHDVHRFLYASHLRAQGKQFPPWLMKES comes from the coding sequence ATGAAAATATATCTCGTCTTTCCGCCACCCTGGACACCGGCGATGCCATACCTGGCGCTGCCGGTGTTGACCTCTTTTCTGCGGTCGCACGGAGTTGACGTTGTTCAACGCGATCTCAATCTCGAAACGTACGACACCGTCCTGAGTCGCGCCTATCTCGAGCAATCAATCGAGCGTCTCCGTGCCGATTTCCCGCCCAGTCGCAAGCATGACCTCCCCGAAAAAATTCAATGGGCATTCGATAAAGGTCCACAACTCGCGGCGCAAATACAAGCCGCGAAAGCCGTGTTTCGCAGTCCCGCGTTCTACGACGGCGAGAAGAGTCTGGACGCGTTCACCGTCATCGCGCCATCCTTCGACCTGGCTTCGTTGCCGTTCCATCCCGCGCGACTCGACTTGTTGAATTATCAACCAGCGCAATCGGTAGATAACAGCCGCACCTTGTTGCAAGCGGTGCGCGATCCGCGCCACAACATGTTCCTCGACATCTACCAGCGCGGCATCATCGCCGACATTGTGCGCGAGCGACCCGACATCGTCGGCATTTCGATTCCGACGATGGGACAGATGCTTTCGGCGATGACGCTCGCGCATCTCGTCAAGCAAACGGGGTTAAAGTGCCACGTCACCGTGGGCGGACCGCACATCTCGATGTTGCGCGAACAAATTCCGCACGTGCCGGCGTTGTTCGAACTGATTGACAGCGCGATCATCTACGACGGCGAAACGCCGTTGCTCCGATTAGCGGAAGCGTTGGATGGTCGCGGCGATTTGGCAGACGTGCCCAACTTGATCTATCACGCGAATGGCGCGATTCACGCGAACCCGGCGCAGATGCATCCCGACGCGTCCATCGCAACCCTGCCTGATTTCGATGGACTGCCGCTGGAGCGTTACCTCGCGCCCGACCTGGTTTTGCCGCTCATCACCGCACACGGATGCTATCACGGTCTCTGCGCGTTTTGCAATGTCGGCTACGGCGCGGGCAAGGGATTCGCGCCGGTCGTGGTCGAGCAGTTAGTCGAGCAAATGCTGACGTTGCATAACAAGTACGGCGCGCGCCACATCTTTTTCGCCGACGAAGCGATTCCGCCGCGCACGATGCGCCTGCTTTCGGCGCGCCTTGCAGAACTCGGTACGCCGATTGATTGGTGTAGTTGCGCGCGATTCGAAAAAGTGATTACGCCCGAGTTGTTGCACAGTCTGGCGCGCGGCGGCTGTGTCATGTTGCTCTTTGGTTTGGAGACGGCATCGGAGCGCATGATTCAACTCATGGTCAAGGGCACGCAACGCGAAACGATGAGCCGTCTCTTGCAAGAGGGCACGCAAGCCGGCATTTGGAATCACACGTTTTTCTTTTTCGGTTTTCCAACCGAGACGATGGACGACGCGCAAGACACGGTCAACTTTATCTACGCCAATCAAGATGCGATTCATTCCGCATCGCCGGGCACGTTTGTTTTGGAGCGCTACTCGCCGGTGCATTTGAATCCAAACCAGTACGGCGTCAAGCGGATCATCGAAAACCCGGCGCGCGACCTGGCAATCTATTTCGATTACGAACTCGAGTCGGGTCTGGATGAAGACACGGCGCAGACCGTCGTCGAGCGCTTGCTCGATGTGTTGCCGGGCAAACGCTTCGGTCAGTACTATACGCACGACGTGCATCGTTTTTTGTACGCGAGCCATCTGCGCGCGCAAGGCAAACAATTTCCGCCCTGGTTGATGAAGGAAAGTTGA